From the genome of Oscillospiraceae bacterium:
TCGCGCAGGAACCCGTCTTTGGCGATGTGACCGTCTCCGGTGTTTCGCTGAAAGGCATGACCATGACCAAAGCGCGCAACGCAGTTATTACGCATTTAGAGAAAAAAGACCAAGCGCGCAGCTACACCTTAACCTACAGCAGCAAGACCTACACCCTGAGCGGAAAAGACCTTTCTATTACATATAACGTCAATGAGGTCCTGCAGAAAGCAATGAAGAGCACTGTCTCCAGCAGTTCCGCCTCTTCTGCACAAAGTGCGCAAAAGACCTATACGCTCACCCCGACGATTGACCAAACTTCTTTAAATACAAAACTAAAGGAATTGACTTCTTCCATCAACTGCAGTGCAAAAGAGCCGACCATCAGTTCCTTTGACGGCAGCAGCTTTTCCTTTAAAGAGGGCACCCCTGGCGTAAAGGTGGAAAATGATGCTCTGCTGCAGTCGGTCGTGAAAGCAATGACAGAAAGTGACACTGCCACTCTGAAGATTCAGACAACAGAAGTCGACTGCGAACACACGGTTTCCGACTTGCGCAAAAACATCGTAAAGCTTGGCAGTTTTACGACAGAATCGGTCAATACGGAAAACGGCACCTACAATATGGCAAAGGCCCTGCGCACCGTGAACGGCACGGTTGTTGCAGCACACGGCACTTTCTCTTATCTGGGCACGATTGGCGGCGCTGGAGAAGAGGATGGCTACAAGCTGGCAACTGCCCTGGAAAACGGCAAAGCAGTGCAGTCTTACGGTGGCGGCATCTGCCAGGGCAGCACCACAATTTACGGCGCGGCCATGCGCTCGAACTGCACCATCGTGGAGCGCAGCCCGCACTCCAGCCCCTCTTCCTATGTGCCGATTGGACAGGACGCAACGGTCTCTCACCCGGACCTCGACTTTCAATTTGGCAACCCCACTGATTACCCCATGTATATCAGCAGCGGCGCTGAGGGACGCACCATGTACTGCACTATTTACGGCTATAAAGACAGCAGCTGGGATACTATTGAGGTCTCTTCGCAGCTGACCAGTGGCACCATAGAAACCGGCCGCTATGCTTCTTGCAGCCGGACTTTTTACAAAAACGGCAGTGTTGTGCGCACGGAAAAAATGCCCAGCTCCTATTATCCGCCGAAAACTTCTACAACGACAAGCCCGTCTTCCAGCAAAAAGTCATCTTCTTCCAGCAGTAAGGCAACTTCCAGCCAAAGCACGACATCAAGCAAAAAATCATCCTCTGCCAGCAGTTCCGCCTCCAGCAAAACCTCTGGCTAAAGCAGCTGCCGTTTCTATTCCCAAAAAACAGGAAAACCGCTTGACTTTCAAAAGAAAATCAGTACAATAAGTGTATCTCTGTAAAATTCCATGTGAACAAAGAGAAATACAGAAAGGGAGGCGGCGAATGCGTGTCTGACTTAATGGAAAACCCAAAAATTAGTGTAATTGTGCCCGTATATAATGTCGGCAAATACATTGGGCAGTGCTTAAACACGCTGACCCATCAGACCATTTCTGTACCCTATGAAGTAATTACAATCAATGACGGCTCCACCGACAACTCCCTGCGCGTGCTGCAGCAGTATGCGGCGGCAGACAGCCGCATACATATCATTGACCAGCCAAATACAGGTGTTTCTGCGGCACGTACAGCCGGCCTAAAAGCTGCACGCGGCGAGTACATCTGCTTTGTCGACGGCGACGACTATGTTGCCAGCAATTATCTGGAGCTGCTCTACCGCGCCTGTGTACTGAACCACGCGGATATTTCCTGCTGCTACTATTATTGGCATATTATCTGCAACGACGTGCTCTACGAGTATCCTTTCCGCTGCCGCGGCGTCTATAACACCGAGGATTCGCTGAATATGTTGCTGCGCGATGTGCTGATTCAGTCTTTTTTATGGTGCAAAATGTACCGGCGTGAGCTGTTTATAAAGTCTGACGTGCATTTCCCCAATATGTGTTTTGAGGATTTGGCGGTGCTGCACTTGATTTTTGCCGCTGCCCACCGGGTCGCTATTATTGATGACCCGCTTTACTTTTACAATCTGCATAAAGACAGCACTTTGGGCTCTATCAGCCCCAAAAAAGTGACTGATTATATCCGGGCGATCGCTATGATTCGCGATGCCCTGCAAAAAGGCGGCCAGTACGAAAAATACCGTGAAAGCTACCACCGCCTCGCACGCAAGACCCGCAACAACTGCTATTATTATGTCGCGAAAATGCATTTGCGGCAAAAGGATATGCACAGCTACTTGGCTGACATGCAGTTTGTGCGGCGGGCCATTGCGCTGTGCTGCAAAGAAGATTTTCGCTTCTCAGATGTTTTAAAACGTCTGCCGGCCTTTTCGCGTAAAAAAGGCCTGGCACATTAAATTTCATTTTTATATACAGATTTAAAAATGAAATACCAGGAATCGGTTAAACTACTGCTGCGACAAAACAGGCAGCTGCCGCTGTGCGGTTTTTCCGCAGGCTGTAGCTGCTTTTCTTTTTGTTATAAAGGAGGCTTCCCCTATATGGAGAATGAGCAAAGTACAGACAGCGCACAGAAGATGCCGGCAGATGGCTTTTTCCGCACCGCGGCAGTCACCCCGGTCATTCGGGTAGCTGACTGCAAAACAAACGCGGCCGCCGTGCTTGAGCAGGCAAAAGCCTGTGCAGCACGCAATGTGGGCGCAGCTGTATTTCCAGAGCTGTGCCTAACCGGCTACACCTGCGGCGATTTATTTCATGACCGCACCCTGCAGAAAGCCGCAGAAGATGCACTGGCCTGGCTGCTGCAGGAAACCGCCGAGCTGCCCCTTCTGTTTGCTGTGGGGGTGCCAGTCCCGTGCGGTGCCTCCCTTTACAACTGCGCCGCCGTTTGCTGCGGCGGGCGCCTGCTGGGGTTAACGGCAAAGCGTTATCTGCCGAATTACAGTGAATTTTATGAGCAGCGATGGTTTTCTTCTGCACCAGACGCCCCCCTGCACATGACCTTTGCCGGCCAGGAAACGCTTCTTGGGTACGGTATTCTGTACGCCTGCAAAGAGCTGCCAGAGCTTGTTGCCGGGGTGGAAATATGCGAAGACCTGTGGGTCCCCGCACCGCCGAGCATTGCCATGGCACAGGCAGGTGCCACGCTGCTGCTCAATGCCTCAGCAAGTGACGAGGTAATCGGCAAAGCCGCCTACCGCCGTGACCTGGTGCGTGGGCAGAGTGCCCGCCTGTACTGCACATACGTTTACGCGGACGCCGGTGAGGGAGAATCCACTACTGACCTGGTCTTTGCCGCACACAACCTGATTGCCGAGGGTGGCACTGTACTGGCTGACACCCCCCTGTTCCAGAGCGGCATTACTGCAGCCGACACTGACCTTGAACGCCTTTTGCAGGAACGCCGCCGCACAACCACCTGGCAAAACGGCCCGGCGCCCGGCGCAGTGGTTTCCTTTTCATTTGCCTATGCTTTTGACCGGCAGCAAATACAGCGGCGCTTTCCGCGTATGCCCTTTGTACCGGAAGATTCTGCCGACCTGGCAAAGCGCTGCGAGTGCATTCTTTCCCTGCAGGCAAACGGCCTGAAAACCCGCTTAAAGCACACAGGCATTCATTCTGCCGTCATCGGTATTTCCGGCGGGCTTGACTCTACCTTGGCACTGCTGGTCACCGCACGTGCTTTTGACCTGCTGGGGCTGCCACGCAGCGGCATTACGGCGGTCTCAATGCCGGGTTTTGGCACTACCGGGCGTACCAAAGGCAATGCAGAAGGTCTTTCGCGCGCACTGGGTGCTGCTTTCCGTGAAGTACCAATCGGCGCGGCGGTGCATCAGCACTTTGCTGACATCGGCCACGACGAGGCTGTGCAGGACGTCACCTATGAAAACAGTCAAGCGCGCGAGCGCACGCAGATTTTAATGGATATCGCAAACCAGACAAATGGCCTTGTCATTGGCACCGGCGACCTTTCTGAGCTGGCACTGGGCTGGGCCACCTATAATGGCGACCATATGAGCATGTACGGCGTAAATTCCTCTATCCCCAAAACACTGGTACGGCACCTGGTGCGCTACGCGGCGGGAGCTTTTGGCGGGGAAATCGGCAGTATTTTGCTGGACGTACTAGACACTCCGGTCAGCCCAGAGCTGCTGCCGCCCAAAGACGGCGAGATTGCCCAAAAGACTGAAGAAGTGGTCGGCCCGTACGAACTGCACGACTACTTTCTTTTCTATATGCTGCGCTTTGGGTTTTCACCGGCAAAGATTTACCGAATGGCCTGTGACACCTTTGCGGGCAGCTACCCGCCGGCCGAAATTTTCCGCTGGCTCAAGACTTTTTACAGGCGCTTTTTCCATCAGCAATTTAAGCGCAGCTGCCTGCCGGACGGCCCCAAGGTCGGCACCATTACGCTTTCACCGCGCGGTGACTGGCGTATGCCAAGCGATGCCAGCGCCCGCCTTTGGCTGGACGAGCTGAATTCGCTGGCGACCGCTGTTTCAGAGTAATCTTCCTTTTTGTATAAGCACGGCCCCCTTTGGAAAAGATACTGCCAAAGGGGGCCTTTTGTATGCAGATTTCCCAAAAGCAGTATCAATCCATGTACGAAAAAGCTTCGCCCGGCAGCAACCTTTTTGTCGACTGCCTGTGGGCTTTCGGCGTGGGCGGTGCCATCTGCGCACTGGGACAGTGGCTGTGCGACCTGTACCGAGCAGCAGGGCTGAGTTTGACAGCGGCCTCTGCCTGGGTTTCCATTACACTGATTGGTCTTTCGGCACTGCTGACTGCACTGCGCATTTACGACAAACTCGCAAAACACGCCGGCGCGGGCACGATTGTACCGATTACCGGCTTTGCTAACAGCATTGTTTCGCCCGCCATGGAGTACAAAAGTGAGGGACTGGTGCTGGGCATCGGCGCAAAGATGTTTACGGTAGCCGGTCCGGTACTGGTTTACGGCACCACCGCCAGTGTGCTCTACGGACTGATTCTGTACCTGTTCCGTTAGGAAAGAAAGGAGCGGAAAGTATGATACAGCGAATTGGAAACCACACTCTGCGCCTTGACCCACCCGCCTATGTGCGCGGCAGGGGTTCATTTGCCGGAAAAAAAGAAGCCGAGGGGCCGCTCGCCGCATATTTCGACGGCGTGCATGATGACACCACCCTGGGGCAGGACACGTGGGAAAAAGCCGAAGAAAAGCTGCAGACAGAAGCGCTGAAAACGGCGCTGCACCGGGCGGGCCTTGACCCCGCCCAAGTACAGATTATGTTTGCCGGCGACCTGCTCAATCAGTGTATTTCCTCTACCTACGGTTTAAAAGACCTGGATATTCCTTTTCTGGGACAGTACGGCGCGTGCTCAAACATGGCACAAAGCATGGGACTTGCCTCTGTATTTGTCGGCTGCGGCGCGGCAGAAAACGCCGCAGCCGTGACAAGCAGCCACTTCTGTACTGCAGAGCGGCAGTACCGCTTTCCGCTGGAGTACGGCGGCCAGCGCACACCGACCGCCCAATGGACAGTGACAGGCGCAGGCGCTGTCATTATGGGCAGCCAGCCGGCGGCGGTTTCTATCAAGGAAGTCACCTTTGGCCGCATGACCGACCTGGGGGTAAACGATGCAAACAACATGGGGGCTGCTATGGCACCGGCAGCCGCACGAACCCTGACCGACTACCTGACCGACACTGAGCGTACCCCCGCTGCATTTGACCTGATTTTGACGGGTGACTTGGGCTATGTCGGCAGTCAGCTGCTGCGGCAGCTGCTGCGCAAAGCCGGATGGGATGCGGAGACGACTCACAATGACTGTGGTCTGATGATTTACGACCGCAAAAAGCAGGATGTCCATGCTGGCGGCTCCGGCTGCGGGTGCAGCGCCTCGGTTGTGTGCGGGTATATCCTGCAGCAGATGGAGCAGGGTATTCTGCACGATGTGCTGTTTTTGGCCACGGGCGCGCTGATGTCCCCCACTGCGCTGCAGCAGGGAGAGGATATTATCGGCATTGCGCACCTGGTGCATCTGCACAGCGATGTGCCGCCAAAAGAATAGTCATGCCATACAAAAAAGCTTCGGAACCAGCAAAAGGCTCCGAAGTTTTTTATGGTGCGATTATACAATTTTGTACAGAAGGACTGCATCAGCCGCCAAGCTCCAAAATTTCCGCGCAGATTAGGCGGCCTGCGGCTACCGCAAGCTGATCCATGCGGCGAATGCGCACCATATCTCTGCCAAAAATTGTTTTTGCCGCCGGCGCGCTGCTGTTTTCGCCCATGAAAATTGCAGCCGTGCGAATTCCTTTTCCGCGCAGGGCACTGACCTCTGCAGCTGCATCCGCGACCCCCAGCTCCCCGCCATAGTCGCGGCTGAGCGGGAACTTTTCCCCGGGCGGCACCCTGTGGCTGTCGTTTGGGTTTGCGTCCGTCAAAAGCAAAAGCAGGTGCTTTTGCTCAGGCCCACTTTTCATCAATTCCCCCGCCGCACGCAAAGCAAGACCGTCGCGGTTCCAGCCGGCTGCAAAGTAGCGAAAAATGTTCCGATCTGCGCTTTTGTCCTGGTATGGTTTTAGTACCCGAAGGACCGTATAGCCACGCAGGCTGCAAAAGCTACTTACCTGCACGGAAATGCCGCAGAGACGAAGACTTTCGGCCAAAATATACCCCTGCGCCGCAATCAATTCTTGACAGTGCAGCCGTGAAGCGGAAGCATCAAGCATCAGGTCTACCGAAAAGCCGGGGTATTCTTCCGCTTCACGGCGCAAAAACACCCGCTCGTCCCGCAGCAGCGGTTCACGCCAGACGCGGCTGCTGTTTAGGCGCCCGCAGCGCGCCGCCACTTCTTCCGGCTGCTGCTGCAGCAGCATGTAGTTGCGAATTTGACCGGCCAGGCGAACGATTGCCCCGCGGTTGACATCGACAGCTTTCTCATAGGCTTTTCTGTTGCGCTGTTCCTGTAAGGCCGCCTGCTCTGCCAAACGCTCTGACTCCCCGCTGCGGCAGACACCCTTTGCAGGGACACCGTCCGTAAACCACAGGTGACAGCCGAGGTGATTGCCTGTGCAGAGCTGCTGCTCGACCGCTGCCAGCTCCTTTGGCGGGTAAAGCGAACGCCCAAAGCAGTCTTCAATATACTTTTTATCTGTCTGTGCATTTTCCTGCAGATTGAGCTTTGCGCGCAGGGCACTGGCCGTATGCGCCGCGCCGCCCTCTTCTGCTGCTGCAGAACGGTTAACAGTCAGTTTATCGGTACGCACCATTTCTGTAGGCAGAAGCTTTGTCAGCAGGGACACCCATTTTTCGCTGAAATGCAGCTTAAAGGGCGCACGCACGCGGGGCGTGCCGCTGAAGCCAAGATTTTCACGGAAAATTTTTAGGATTTCTGCCGACAAAGCCGGCCCGCTCAGTGCACCGCTGCAGGCAAGGGCCGCGTCCAGTTTTTTGTTTCGCACAGACAGCACCGGCAGGTGTTGTCCCAGCACACGCCGCCATCGCGCTGCCTGCAGCGCATAGACCAACTGATTTTTTGCCATCCACTGTTGACGAGAAAGCTGATATTCCTGCGCAAAAAAGTCCTTTGCATGTGCAGCGCGCAGTTCTTTCAGGACCGGGCGAAAAGGCAGCTCGCGCTCGTAGGCGGCATTTTCCAGGGCAAGCCACGCCAAATCATCAAACTGTGCCTGCCGCACATCGCCTGCCCATGCGGCAAACAGCGCTTTGGGCATTATTTCCCCATACCATTTGTGTACCAGCCCTACAATACAATTCATATAAAAATTTGGTTTTCCGCCAGAATCCAAGGCCAGAAACTGCGGCTCAAAATGATAATCGCCTGCAGCGGTCCAAATCTGATTGAGCGCACGCCGCTGCTGTGTGCTGTAAGTTTGTATATTCATATCTGTTAATCCGAAAACAGGCGGCTGCGCGTCAAATGGGCAGGCACACGGGCTGCAATCACATCACGGACCAGCCCCCGCTCGTAACCGTCAAAGACTTTGTTGGTAATGCCCATGTCAAGTGCTTGGTTGGCCTCAAGCCCCTGCTGCATCAGGCGCACCGCAGAAAGCAGGCCGCGCAGGTCCAGTGCTTTTGAGGAAATCTCGGCACTCGCGCACTTTTTCTGCAGATCTAAAAACAACGCAGAAAACTGCTCAGCTGCTTTTTGCCGAAGTGCCGGAAATTCTCGGTGCAGCAGCTTTTGCAGGTGCTCGCCGGAAATTGGCGGCATCTGCAGCACTACAAAACGTGACGCCAGCGCCTCGTTTAGCTCGCGCGTACCGGCATAGCCGTAGTTCATGGTTGCAATAAAGCGTGTCGCGGCGTCCATTTCAATTTGGTCGTAGCCTGGCACATCGATTGCACGGCGAAAATCCAGCGCAGAGTGCAACACTGCCAGTGCCTCGTTCTTTGCCATATTGATTTCATCCAACACCCCAAAACCACCGCTGCGGGCGCACTGGTAAATGGGCCCCGGGCGAAAGCGGACTTCACCACCCTCAAAGGTATCCATTCCAATCAGGGCAGAAGCATCCATATTGATATGAAAAGAAACGTTCCACGCGGGTCTGGAAAACACCATAGCAAGATTTTCTGCCAAGACATTTTTACCAGTCGCCTTGCTGCCAACAAGCAGCAGGTTTTCCCCGCAGAGCAATGCTGACGCGGCGGCTTCCCAGATTTCTTTACCGTAATAGGGATACCGCGGGTGCGGAACACGGCTCTGCAGCTGCGGCGGCACCGGGTGTGCCGCACAAAATGCCTTGATTCCCCCGATAATGCCGCTGTCGATGTGTTCTTCTTCCAGAAATTCGTACAATGTGCTCTCCCCTTTTGCTTTTGCCGGTCCTGTTGTTTGCACAGCGCCTGCCAAACAGCTTTTAGCGATAATCCTCCACCAAAAACATGGGTTTTATTGCGACAACTTCGTCGTATTCCTGCTGGCTTACCTGCACGCTGGAGTTGAGCGCTTTCAGTCCCTTTTTCAGGTCTTCATACGCCTGTGCAATGTTCTCTGCGCGGCCCTCTTCGATACTGCGGATCATTCTGGTGAGAGCGGCCGGGTGCGCATAGCGGGCAGGCAGCGGAAAGTCTTGAAAATCGTGCAGGTAGGCCTCCATATCACTGCGCGCCTTTTGCAGGTCGGCATCTACTTCACGCTGATTGCGGTGTGCGGTCGGCTTGATACAGATACCCGCAAACATAAATACAAATGCAAGCCCGATCAGCGTAAAGTAAATGCCCAAAGAGCCCTTTTTTGTAATCATTTCGTATACTCCATAGGCGGCCGCAACAATACCGGCAAACGTGACGGCGATCGCCACCCATTTGTAAGAGGGTCTCGCATTGCTGTTTACGCGCTTTGCCTTGCTCGCAGTAGAAAGCTTTTTGGAAAGTTCGGGGCGCTTTTCCAGGTATTTGCGTGCCCGCTTAATCTGCTCGATCGACTGCACTGCCTCGGGGGACAAGTCTGTTTTCAACCGCGCTTTTTCCTCTGCTTTGGCCCTTTTCAGATTTTTCTCTGCCTGAGCAGACATTGTCTTTATCTCTGGGTGATCGCGCTGCACCGCGGCAAGCATCAAGTCCACATTCTTTTCAAACTTAAAAGTGCACTCTATCTTGTTTCCGTTGTCATATTCCACTACAATATAGGGAATGGTGCCAAAAGCACCCTGACCGGAAAAGCCGCCTTTGCTCATAGCAATCTTTTTATAGACACGCTTTACTGCAGAAATCGGGACGTAAAAGCGGCGGCTGAGAAACATGCTGCTCAAGTACAGCGCCTTTTGCCCAACACCACAAGGACCATACTTTTTACAGCTCTTTTTATCTGCCCGCAAAGCAGCATCGTCCAGCCTCATTCTGCTCAGCGCGGAAGGTTTAAAAAACATTTGACATTCCTCCTTAAAATACCCCGGAACCAGCAACAGGGACCGCTGCACCGCAGTGGTCCCTGTTGTACAGACACAGAAAGTTTCTGCTTCTGCAGCTATTTCTTCAGCGTTTCGTAATCCGGATGTACGTCACGCTTTTTAATCGTGAACAGGAAAATACCGAGGAACAGAGCCGCAACGATAATGCCCACTGGGTAAGCCACCGCTGTGCCCAAATTGAGGCATTCCTTTGCATACACAAAATATGTAGAAGAAACCGCGCTCATAAAGGTTGCAGGTACTGCAGCGATCCAGTAATTCTTCTTTTCGTAGAAGAGGTACATGGCAGCTGCCCACAAAACGATCATAGCCAGGGTCTGGTTGGTCCAGCTGAAATAACGCCATACAACAGTGTAATCCAACTGGCTGATCAGGGCGCCGGCCACCAGCAGCGGAACACAAAGGGCAAGGCGTTTTACATAGCTCTTCTGGTCAATATGGAACCAGTCTGCAATGGTCAGACGAGCGGAGCGGAACGCTGTATCGCCGGAAGTGATGGGGCAGGCAATAACGCCCAGCATAGCAAGGATAACACCGACAGTGCCCATTGTCTTAATGCACACGTCGTAAATTGCAGCGGACTGTCCATTTGCCAAAGCAGCCTCAAGGCCTGTATTGAGTCCACCGGTAACTTTGTAAATTGCACAGCCGGCAGCGGCCCAAATCAGGGCGATAATGCCCTCACTGACCATTGCGCCATAAAATACGAAGCGGCCCTGTTTTTCACTCTTCATGCAGCGCGCCATCAGCGGGGACTGCGTGGAGTGGAAGCCAGAAATTGCACCGCAGGCCACGGTAATGAACATAACGCTCCAGATTGGGGTCTGCTTCGGGTGCATGTTGTAGAAATGGCTCCAGATTTCGGGGATGTTATACTCGGAATGGGTGAAAATACCGAGGCACACGCCAACTGCCATGACGATCAGGCAGATACCAAAAAGCGGATAGATTTTGCCGATAATCTTATCAATGGAAAGGAATGTTGCAATAAAGTAATAGAACAGGATAATTGCAAGCCAAAAAGTTTTGTTTGCCCAAATGCCGCCGATATTGCCGCTCTTAAACA
Proteins encoded in this window:
- a CDS encoding VanW family protein, with the translated sequence MYRYSEKKPGKGKKQAVIAVIAVAAVAAAVAGGVLIAKNVPKTAVSSSSVAQEPVFGDVTVSGVSLKGMTMTKARNAVITHLEKKDQARSYTLTYSSKTYTLSGKDLSITYNVNEVLQKAMKSTVSSSSASSAQSAQKTYTLTPTIDQTSLNTKLKELTSSINCSAKEPTISSFDGSSFSFKEGTPGVKVENDALLQSVVKAMTESDTATLKIQTTEVDCEHTVSDLRKNIVKLGSFTTESVNTENGTYNMAKALRTVNGTVVAAHGTFSYLGTIGGAGEEDGYKLATALENGKAVQSYGGGICQGSTTIYGAAMRSNCTIVERSPHSSPSSYVPIGQDATVSHPDLDFQFGNPTDYPMYISSGAEGRTMYCTIYGYKDSSWDTIEVSSQLTSGTIETGRYASCSRTFYKNGSVVRTEKMPSSYYPPKTSTTTSPSSSKKSSSSSSKATSSQSTTSSKKSSSASSSASSKTSG
- a CDS encoding glycosyltransferase → MSDLMENPKISVIVPVYNVGKYIGQCLNTLTHQTISVPYEVITINDGSTDNSLRVLQQYAAADSRIHIIDQPNTGVSAARTAGLKAARGEYICFVDGDDYVASNYLELLYRACVLNHADISCCYYYWHIICNDVLYEYPFRCRGVYNTEDSLNMLLRDVLIQSFLWCKMYRRELFIKSDVHFPNMCFEDLAVLHLIFAAAHRVAIIDDPLYFYNLHKDSTLGSISPKKVTDYIRAIAMIRDALQKGGQYEKYRESYHRLARKTRNNCYYYVAKMHLRQKDMHSYLADMQFVRRAIALCCKEDFRFSDVLKRLPAFSRKKGLAH
- a CDS encoding NAD(+) synthase, coding for MENEQSTDSAQKMPADGFFRTAAVTPVIRVADCKTNAAAVLEQAKACAARNVGAAVFPELCLTGYTCGDLFHDRTLQKAAEDALAWLLQETAELPLLFAVGVPVPCGASLYNCAAVCCGGRLLGLTAKRYLPNYSEFYEQRWFSSAPDAPLHMTFAGQETLLGYGILYACKELPELVAGVEICEDLWVPAPPSIAMAQAGATLLLNASASDEVIGKAAYRRDLVRGQSARLYCTYVYADAGEGESTTDLVFAAHNLIAEGGTVLADTPLFQSGITAADTDLERLLQERRRTTTWQNGPAPGAVVSFSFAYAFDRQQIQRRFPRMPFVPEDSADLAKRCECILSLQANGLKTRLKHTGIHSAVIGISGGLDSTLALLVTARAFDLLGLPRSGITAVSMPGFGTTGRTKGNAEGLSRALGAAFREVPIGAAVHQHFADIGHDEAVQDVTYENSQARERTQILMDIANQTNGLVIGTGDLSELALGWATYNGDHMSMYGVNSSIPKTLVRHLVRYAAGAFGGEIGSILLDVLDTPVSPELLPPKDGEIAQKTEEVVGPYELHDYFLFYMLRFGFSPAKIYRMACDTFAGSYPPAEIFRWLKTFYRRFFHQQFKRSCLPDGPKVGTITLSPRGDWRMPSDASARLWLDELNSLATAVSE
- the spoVAC gene encoding stage V sporulation protein AC, which translates into the protein MQISQKQYQSMYEKASPGSNLFVDCLWAFGVGGAICALGQWLCDLYRAAGLSLTAASAWVSITLIGLSALLTALRIYDKLAKHAGAGTIVPITGFANSIVSPAMEYKSEGLVLGIGAKMFTVAGPVLVYGTTASVLYGLILYLFR
- the spoVAD gene encoding stage V sporulation protein AD, which codes for MIQRIGNHTLRLDPPAYVRGRGSFAGKKEAEGPLAAYFDGVHDDTTLGQDTWEKAEEKLQTEALKTALHRAGLDPAQVQIMFAGDLLNQCISSTYGLKDLDIPFLGQYGACSNMAQSMGLASVFVGCGAAENAAAVTSSHFCTAERQYRFPLEYGGQRTPTAQWTVTGAGAVIMGSQPAAVSIKEVTFGRMTDLGVNDANNMGAAMAPAAARTLTDYLTDTERTPAAFDLILTGDLGYVGSQLLRQLLRKAGWDAETTHNDCGLMIYDRKKQDVHAGGSGCGCSASVVCGYILQQMEQGILHDVLFLATGALMSPTALQQGEDIIGIAHLVHLHSDVPPKE
- a CDS encoding MoxR family ATPase translates to MYEFLEEEHIDSGIIGGIKAFCAAHPVPPQLQSRVPHPRYPYYGKEIWEAAASALLCGENLLLVGSKATGKNVLAENLAMVFSRPAWNVSFHINMDASALIGMDTFEGGEVRFRPGPIYQCARSGGFGVLDEINMAKNEALAVLHSALDFRRAIDVPGYDQIEMDAATRFIATMNYGYAGTRELNEALASRFVVLQMPPISGEHLQKLLHREFPALRQKAAEQFSALFLDLQKKCASAEISSKALDLRGLLSAVRLMQQGLEANQALDMGITNKVFDGYERGLVRDVIAARVPAHLTRSRLFSD
- a CDS encoding ATPase P, whose product is MFFKPSALSRMRLDDAALRADKKSCKKYGPCGVGQKALYLSSMFLSRRFYVPISAVKRVYKKIAMSKGGFSGQGAFGTIPYIVVEYDNGNKIECTFKFEKNVDLMLAAVQRDHPEIKTMSAQAEKNLKRAKAEEKARLKTDLSPEAVQSIEQIKRARKYLEKRPELSKKLSTASKAKRVNSNARPSYKWVAIAVTFAGIVAAAYGVYEMITKKGSLGIYFTLIGLAFVFMFAGICIKPTAHRNQREVDADLQKARSDMEAYLHDFQDFPLPARYAHPAALTRMIRSIEEGRAENIAQAYEDLKKGLKALNSSVQVSQQEYDEVVAIKPMFLVEDYR
- a CDS encoding carbon starvation protein A, with the protein product MISFLICLAILIGGYFTYGKVVEKTFGPDDRETPAVKINDGIDYVVMPQWKLFLVQLLNIAGLGPIFGALQGALWGPVVFLWITFGTVFAGGVHDYFSGMLSERNDGASISEVTGIYLGGAMKNVMRVFSVVLLVMVGTVFAVGPAGLIVTLFKSGNIGGIWANKTFWLAIILFYYFIATFLSIDKIIGKIYPLFGICLIVMAVGVCLGIFTHSEYNIPEIWSHFYNMHPKQTPIWSVMFITVACGAISGFHSTQSPLMARCMKSEKQGRFVFYGAMVSEGIIALIWAAAGCAIYKVTGGLNTGLEAALANGQSAAIYDVCIKTMGTVGVILAMLGVIACPITSGDTAFRSARLTIADWFHIDQKSYVKRLALCVPLLVAGALISQLDYTVVWRYFSWTNQTLAMIVLWAAAMYLFYEKKNYWIAAVPATFMSAVSSTYFVYAKECLNLGTAVAYPVGIIVAALFLGIFLFTIKKRDVHPDYETLKK